One stretch of Oncorhynchus clarkii lewisi isolate Uvic-CL-2024 chromosome 1, UVic_Ocla_1.0, whole genome shotgun sequence DNA includes these proteins:
- the LOC139375142 gene encoding KN motif and ankyrin repeat domain-containing protein 3-like encodes MTQSVQVNPKLPDLGAPFLYSSQEEADQQGSYSVQTPYGFQLDLDFLKYVEEIESGHHVRRAPVNSRRSSRGAKVSQRSPSVGGRASGWTSTESLSSPASEDGRVPPPPPPRNRIGSAPSEGKLLSSLSVLSPPLSAGAKVPPPPPLRNSRVERTLLETSLRLQQEQSHQHQNGTRFQLSDPPKQNPRTAPTHVTPASAAASVDGQLLHLSSASPSPSQSSLYRPSPHTSGKSTPASSTGMATLPPSQLQTVREQMATALKQLKEMEERVKGVPVLEREVAKLQAEKDMLLLALQEKKTLVAQQQATTVVSSTNTTTLDAGTWSQERPILSPKSPRCPKSPSKLGDLRKLTEKFEGKTEKDGARSEKVPEKVVEKKSVAIGDDMLLDAGVFYYSLGTKDASEGTLQMDVCEKGMATEAPAIREEGVQAVVETEEASVWVMESQLGLSSDAQREIDTLQDNIKFQQESISVLEGRLGQADEVLAVLKAQENERKSKATSDKGVLVKPDSAHAQVGTEASTMSAPASQNVAVSCCPEVVDACVGEDLRAGYYDQSTQTDSVEIPAEAESTPVVLVSTGSQWENLYMEEDIEQKAPVTALKRRQTTIAEYKVNPGKETVSLPKGKGVKEEEMAPSTPTTATTVGSMLKSIMKKKDGSSSSESRSSGKKSLQFVGILNGGYESTSSEEEEDDDEEEGSSSGGSEVGDCSDGSDDEDAAAALEETSDEERSMNIDDTDSDDVALAAGTGATEEIPDKVKEKFELSAKMREACLILKNHLNDDVKTLKSKEVISSTHTVQLEWFRISSAKLAQQPRVSDYLMAFTEVSSALLAHVVNITDGNGNTALHYSVSHSNFTVVGLLLDTGMCCVDKQNKAGYTAIMLAALSAVKEEDDMVVVRKLFSQGNVNAKASQAGQTGLMLAVSHGRQEMVRALLDCGADVNVQDDEGSTALMCASEHGRAEIVSLLLDQPGCDISIVDNDGSNALSIALEASHNDTAVLLYAHMNYAKAQTAGTTKTRSPTSPQKTWPAAE; translated from the exons ATGACTCAGTCTGTTCAGGTCAACCCAAAGCTGCCTG ATCTGGGCGCACCGTTTCTATACTCCAGTCAGGAAGAGGCGGATCAACAGGGCTCTTATTCGGTTCAGACACCGTATGGCTTCCAGCTGGACCTGGACTTCCTCAAGTATGTGGAGGAAATAGAAAGCGGCCACCACGTCCGACGGGCACCCGTCAACTCCCGCAGGTCATCCCGGGGGGCCAAAGTTTCCCAGCGGAGCCCGAGTGTGGGGGGACGCGCCAGCGGCTGGACCTCCACagagtccctctcctcgcccgCCAGCGAAGATGGTCGAGTGCCCCCTCCCCCGCCCCCACGGAATCGCATTGGCTCTGCTCCCAGTGAGGGGAAACTCCTGTCCTCGCTATCTGTcctcagccctcctctctctgccgGCGCCAAAgtgccaccaccacctccactacgTAACTCCAGAGTAGAGAGGACCCTCCTGGAGACCAGCCTGAGACTGCAGCAGGAGCAGAGCCATCAGCACCAAAATGGCACCCGTTTCCAGCTCTCAGACCCACCAAAGCAAAACCCCAGGACTGCCCCTACCCATGTCACCCCAGCTAGTGCAGCAGCCAGCGTGGATGGACAGCTCTTGCACCTGTCCTCTGCCTCtcccagcccatctcagagtAGCCTGTACAGACCCAGTCCCCACACCTCCGGTAAGAGCACTCCGGCCTCTAGCACCGGAATGGCTACTCTGCCCCCCAGCCAATTGCAGACGGTGAGAGAACAGATGGCCACTGCCCTGAAGCAACTGAAGGAGATGGAGGAGCGAGTAAAGGGTGTCCCAGTGCTGGAAAGAGAGGTGGCCAAGCTACAGGCTGAGAAAGACATGCTCCTACTGGCACTGCAGGAGAAGAAGACCTTGGTGGCCCAACAACAGGCTACAACAGTAGTCAGCAGTACTAATACCACCACGTTGGACGCAGGCACATGGAGTCAGGAACGTCCTATTTTATCCCCTAAGAGTCCCAGATGTCCAAAGAGTCCCAGTAAATTAGGGGACCTCAGAAAGCTGACAGAGAAGTTCGAAGGCAAGACAGAAAAAGATGGAGCACGTTCTGAGAAAGTTCCGGAAAAGGTTGTGGAGAAGAAGTCTGTGGCCATCGGGGACGACATGTTGCTGGATGCTGGGGTCTTCTACTACAGCCTGGGCACCAAGGACGCCTCAGAGGGCACGCTGCAGATGGACGTCTGCGAGAAAGGAATGGCCACGGAGGCGCCGGCCATCCGCGAGGAGGGGGTGCAGGCTGTAGTGGAGACAGAGGAGGCCTCAGTTTGGGTGATGGAATCCCAGCTGGGCCTAAGCAGCGATGCCCAGAGGGAGATCGACACCCTACAGGACAACATCAAGTTCCAGCAGGAGTCCATCTCGGTTCTGGAGGGGCGACTTGGCCAGGCTGACGAGGTCCTGGCGGTGCTCAAAGCCCAGGAGAATGAAAGGAAGTCCAAGGCAACGTCCGACAAGGGGGTCCTTGTCAAACCAGACTCTGCCCATGCCCAAGTGGGGACTGAAGCCTCTACAATGTCCGCACCAGCTTCACAGAATGTCGCAGTCTCCTGTTGTCCTGAGGTGGTTGACGCATGTGTAGGTGAGGATTTGAGAGCCGGATATTATGACCAGAGCACTCAGACTGACTCTGTGGAGATCCCTGCAGAAGCGGAATCAACCCCAGTAGTACTGGTCAGCACTGGAAGTCAATGGGAGAATCTGTACATGGAGGAGGACATAGAGCAGAAAGCTCCAGTCACTGCGCTGAAGAGGAGACAGACGACCATCGCGGAGTACAAGGTCAACCCTGGCAAGGAGACGGTCAGTTTACCCAAAGGaaagggagtgaaagaggaggaaatgGCACCCAGCACTCCAACAACTGCAACAACGGTTGGAA GTATGTTGAAATCAATcatgaagaagaaggatgggAGTAGTTCCAGTGAATCACGCAGCAGCGGCAAGAAAAGCTTGCAGTTTGTTGGCATTCTCAACGGGGG GTATGAGTCGACATctagtgaagaggaggaggatgatgatgaggaagaggggaGTTCCTCAGGTGGCAGTGAAGTAGGTGATTGCTCAGACGGTAGTGATGATGAAGATGCAGCGGCCGCTCTGGAGGAGACCTCCGATGAGGAGAGGAGCATGAATATAGATGACACCGATAGTGATGATGTGGCCttagcagcagggactggagcCACTGAGGAGATTCCAGATAAAGTGAAAGAGAA GTTTGAGCTGAGTGCAAAAATGCGTGAAGCTTGTCTCATTTTGAAGAACCATCTGAATGATGATGTCAAAACACTGAAGAGTAAAGAAGTG ATCTCCAGCACTCACACTGTGCAGCTGGAATGGTTCCGCATCTCCAGTGCCAAGCTGGCCCAGCAGCCCCGTGTCTCAGACTACCTGATGGCCTTCACAGAAGTCTCCTCTGCCTTGCTGGCCCACGTCGTCAACATTACCGATGGCAATGGCAACACAGCCTTGCACTACAGCGTCTCCCACTCCAACTTCACTGTGGTGGGGCTACTGCTGGACACAG GCATGTGTTGTGTAGATAAGCAGAACAAGGCAGGCTACACTGCGATCATGCTGGCGGCCCTCTCAGctgtgaaagaggaggatgacaTGGTGGTGGTCAGGAAGCTCTTCAGTCAGGGCAATGTCAACGCCAAGGCCAGCCAG GCTGGCCAGACGGGGCTGATGCTAGCTGTTAGCCATGGACGGCAGGAGATGGTGCGGGCATTGCTGGACTGTGGCGCTGACGTGAACGTGCAGGATGACGAGGGCTCCACGGCGCTCATGTGCGCCAGCGAGCACGGCCGCGCCGAGATTGTCTCGCTGCTCCTGGACCAGCCGGGCTGTGACATCTCCATTGTGGACAAT